The Lycium ferocissimum isolate CSIRO_LF1 chromosome 1, AGI_CSIRO_Lferr_CH_V1, whole genome shotgun sequence genome includes a region encoding these proteins:
- the LOC132061157 gene encoding fanconi-associated nuclease 1 homolog isoform X6, whose translation MLKGRESLIRLIGRRRRHRRHSLLTSTQGLEIAPKEDKDEVSTVNGNGNEGEEMVDCPVCRKKVRGEINSHLDKCLARGTKRKLSQCTLFQLKFCTRPKVTVSSVESNFTRTDVGPRAGDGNICDLASEISSSDGPENNVQDESNSSSVSLTLTTNRSKICTGESSVCNGVNRMENLDGLVKFDDECKLLSGAKSTISRLEDCPHHQISDDRIDNITHSPLSPSENGTSKCVEPLEDDDNSKILLDTFIVGRKFGDDIELTIGAMVMLSRDSQNVKDPNAIKVLTEDTGQSKELGFIPRELAQYLSPLIDKFQLMFEGHITSIPQHPRAVVPIQMYSSSIGSFDEKDSSSFQEFNSFRRNALCAAEFSKTHPPIPAKYQHNLLLLLKEVLESNAHLFTEGEKTLLKSFLSLSDDSQRLFARLYARKGPWFRMASISYAEICDYEEAVKGLSGRHIVLHCEAECVSLFESIDKLQIDDLKEVLNVLNVGELRDLVCSLNKSHKKIAQNSDHGTRKQDYVARVLGAYESGLCPNLPSMILGKTGSCVRISASAESVFWRAERLFFLNGEQDLSAFLLVDLGIVKYPAYNCIFTDQIFPDRSDLLSYEEAIEVAQGMDESLDENNNELVSRCIEISASHVSSFVEEDRSSDSGSMAAFLSCFSASWVYSKVILLGVSFLEHERRYKDAIDLLKLLLVKFKSDRRRGYWTLRLSVDLEHVGWLDESLEVAEKGLLDPWVRAGSIVALQRRVLRLGKPPRRWKTPSFLDSVNRKIVEVHVQGRPVNCKTGVKNVFYGEDGERCGVEELALEYYAGEGGCWQGVHTESGIWLTIFGLLMWDVVFADVPNVFRTKFQLFDLQEILEK comes from the exons ATGCTCAAAGGTCGAGAAAGCTTAATCAGATTAATCGGTCGCCGTCGCCGTCATCGCCGTCACTCTCTTCTCACCTCTACTCAG GGACTTGAAATTGCTCCTAAGGAAGATAAGGATGAGGTAAGCACTGTTAATGgaaatggaaatgaaggtgAAGAAATGGTTGATTGTCCTGTATGTCGAAAGAAGGTTCGAGGCGAGATTAACTCTCATTTAG ATAAGTGCCTTGCTAGAGGAACTAAACGAAAATTGAGTCAGTGCACCCTTTTCCAGTTGAAATTCTGCACACGACCTAAAGTAACAGTCTCATCAGTCGAGTCAAACTTTACAAGGACCGACGTTGGTCCGAGAGCCGGTGATGGTAATATCTGTGATCTGGCTTCTGAAATTAGCAGCTCAGATGGTCCCGAAAATAATGTACAAGATGAGTCCAATTCATCATCAGTCTCACTTACTTTGACAACCAACAGATCCAAAATTTGTACAGGAGAGAGTAGTGTTTGTAATGGGGTTAATAGAATGGAAAACTTAGATGGTCTCGTCAAATTCGATGATGAATGCAAACTTCTGTCTGGTGCAAAGTCCACAATTTCTAGGCTAGAGGATTGTCCTCACCACCAAATAAGTGATGATAGAATTGACAACATCACACACTCACCTTTGTCACCTTCTGAAAACGGGACGTCTAAATGTGTGGAACCTTTGGAAGATGATGATAACTCTAAGATTTTGCTGGATACTTTCATTGTTGGCCGTAAGTTTGGTGATGACATAGAGTTAACTATTGGAGCAATGGTAATGCTGTCAAGGGATTCCCAGAATGTCAAGGATCCGAATGCAATCAAG GTTCTGACGGAAGATACTGGTCAGAGTAAAGAGCTAGGTTTCATTCCCAGGGAATTGGCACAGTATTTATCTCCATTGATAGACAAGTTCCAGCTGATGTTTGAG GGACATATAACTTCTATTCCACAGCATCCTCGTGCAGTTGTCCCAATTCAGATGTATTCCTCTAGCATTGGGTCTTTTGACGAAAAGGACTCCTCTAGTTTCCAAGAATTCAATTCCTTTCGAAGAAATGCTCTATGTGCTGCTGAATTCTCCAAGACTCACCCTCCTATCCCTGCAAAATACCAGCATAACCTTCTACTTTTACTAAAAGAGGTTTTGGAGAGCAATGCACACCTTTTCACTGAAGGCGAGAAGACCTTATTGA AATCTTTTTTATCACTCTCAGATGATAGTCAAAGGCTCTTTGCTCGGCTTTATGCACGTAAAG GTCCATGGTTTCGGATGGCTAGCATATCATATGCCGAAATATGTGATTATGAAGAAGCTGTTAAGGGGCTTTCTGGTAGACACATTGTATTACATTGTG AAGCAGAATGTGTTTCTTTATTCGAATCAATTGATAAACTACAAATTGATGACTTAAAGGAGGTTTTGAATGTTCTTAATGTTGGTGAACTACGGGACCTTGTCTGTAGTCTTAACAAG TCACATAAGAAGATCGCCCAAAATTCTGATCATGGTACAAGAAAGCAAGATTATGTTGCTCGGGTTCTTGGTGCATATGAAAGTGGTTTATG CCCCAACCTTCCAAGTATGATTCTAGGGAAAACTGGAAGTTGTGTCCGGATATCTGCATCAGCTGAATCTGTCTTTTGGCGTGCCGAG AGGCTATTTTTTCTGAATGGAGAGCAAGACCTGTCGGCATTTTTACTTGTCGACTTGGGCATTGTGAAATATCCTGCTTACAACTGCATATTCACGGACCAAATTTTTCCAGACAGAAGTGACCTATTGTCTTATGAGGAG GCCATTGAGGTTGCACAAGGTATGGATGAGTCTCTTGACGAGAACAACAATGAGTTGGTATCAAGATGCATTGAGATTTCTGCCTCTCACGTATCTAGCTTTGTGGAGGAAGATAGATCATCAGATTCTGGGTCGATGGCTGCATTTCTATCTTGCTTTTCAGCCAGTTGGGTCTATTCTAAGGTGATCCTGTTGGGTGTTTCTTTCCTGGAGCATGAACGGAG GTATAAAGATGCAATCGATTTGCTTAAGCTGCTGCTAGTTAAATTTAAATCTGATCGAAGAAGGGGATATTGGACTCTGAGGCTCTCAGTTGATTTGGAGCATGTTGGGTGGCTTGATGAGAGTCTTGAAGTAGCTGAAAAGGGGTTGCTAGATCCTTGGGTTCGTGCTGGCTCTATAGTGGCTCTACAGAGGCGGGTTCTGCGGTTGGGGAAGCCCCCTAGACGTTGGAAAACTCCCAGTTTTTTGGATTCCGTCAATAGGAAGATAGTGGAG GTTCATGTTCAGGGCAGACCGGTCAACTGCAAAACAGGGGTGAAGAATGTCTTTTATGGTGAGGATGGTGAACGTTGTGGAGTAGAAGAGCTTGCTCTAGAGTATTATGCTGGAGAAGGAGGATGCTGGCAGGGGGTTCACACTGAGAGTG
- the LOC132064668 gene encoding uncharacterized protein LOC132064668 has product MPQGDYIDLHTKRYGRRHDHFERKRKKEAREVHKRSQIAQKTLGIKGKILTKKRYAEKAQMKKTLAMHEESSNRRKVDDDVHEGALPAYLMDRETTTRAKILSNTIKQKRKEKAGKWEVPLPKVRPVAEDEMFRVIRSGKRKTKQWKRMVTKATFVGAGFTRKPPKYERFIRPSGLRFTKAHVTHPELKCTFNLEIIGVKKNPNGPMYTSLGVITKGTIIEVNVSELGLVTPAGKVVWGKYAQVTNNPENDGCINGVLLV; this is encoded by the exons ATG CCTCAGGGAGATTATATAGATTTGCATACGAAGAGATATGGGCGTCGCCATGATCACTTTGAGCGTAAACGTAAGAAGGAAGCTCGTGAAGTTCATAAGCGCTCCCAAATTGCACAAAAG ACTTTGGGTATCAAGGGTAAGATACTTACTAAGAAGCGGTATGCTGAAAAGGCCCAAATGAAGAAAAC ATTGGCTATGCATGAAGAGTCATCAAACCGACGCAAGGTTGATGATGATGTGCATGAGGGTGCTCTCCCCGCATATCTGATGGATCGTGAGACCACCACAAGAGCAAAG ATTCTTAGCAACACAATAAAGCAAAAGAGGAAAGAGAAAGCTGGAAAATGGGAAGTGCCTCTGCCTAAG GTTAGGCCTGTGGCTGAGGATGAGATGTTCAGAGTGATAAGATCTGGCAAAAGGAAGA CCAAGCAGTGGAAGAGAATGGTTACAAAAGCCACCTTTGTTGGAGCAGGGTTTACCAGGAAACCTCCAAAGTATGAGCGGTTCATCCGCCCATCTGGCTTACGGTTCACTAAAGCCCATGTGACACACCCTGAACTTAAATGTACATTCAACCTTGAGATCATCGGGGTGAAGAAGAATCCTAATGGTCCAATGTATACTTCACTAGGTGTTATAACCAAGGGAACCATCATTGAG GTTAATGTCAGTGAACTTGGTCTTGTCACTCCTGCTGGGAAAGTTGTATGGG GGAAATATGCTCAAGTGACGAATAATCCTGAGAATGATGGTTGTATCAATGGAGTTCTCCTCGTGTAG
- the LOC132060676 gene encoding uncharacterized protein LOC132060676, which translates to MTIVVLDEGVITPCNELGQAINDADDLLGGFLRGLGSDYSKFPMCYKSRCKIPEEIERIESLDSSSMQISEVESLAQVLGKEHVGRVRGVGYGPTPTQVFGKKTYQFNGVSSNKLFEIMKLRR; encoded by the exons ATGACAATCGTTGTTCTAGATGAGGGTG TTATCACCCCGTGCAATGAGCTTGGTCAAGCAATAAATGATGCAGATGATCTCTTGGGTGGCTTCCTTAGAGGTTTAGGGTCCGACTATTCTAAATTTCCTATGTGTTACAAGTCACGGTGTAAGATTCCA GAGGAAATAGAGAGGATTGAAAGTCTGGATAGCTCGTCTATGCAAATTTCAGAAGTTGAGTCACTTGCTCAAGTGCTAGGAAAAGAGCATGTTGGTCGAGTCCGAGGAGTGGGTTATGGGCCGACACCTACTCAAGTATTTGGCAAAAAAACCTATCAATTTAATGGTGTATCTTCAAATAAGCTTTTCGAGATCATGAAATTAAGGAGATGA
- the LOC132065440 gene encoding aspartic proteinase 36-like, giving the protein MLKFELGYFLLFVFIIGSVNGGIEGVIKVNYKFTGSERTLSALKAHDEKRHLRLLAGVDLPIGGTGRPDSVGLYYAKIGIGTPSNDYYVQVDTGSDIMWVNCVGCDQCPRRGYHGLELAFYNRKDSLSGKLISCGHQFCKDVNRGSVSGCYGNNSCYFSENYGDGSYSLGYFVEDVVQYDQVSGDLQTNSTNGTVIFGCGGTQSIDLRSSDDALDGVLGFGKSNSSMLSQLSSSGRVKKMFAHCLDGVNGGGIFAIGNVVKPKVIMTALVPNQQHYNVNMTGVDVGYQSLNLSAEVFTNGVNQGVIIDSGTTLAYLPEVIYGPLVKKILSWQPDLGLRTVHDEYTCFEYSGSVDDGFPRVNFHFENSLSLRVRPHEYLFPYEDLFCIGWQNSGSLSRDKWNLTVFGDLVLSNKLVLYDLEKQAIGWTEYNCSSSIGLKDEITGSVHLVGAHSLSGASRLTSQMALTLLLLAALLHYSLFNGQS; this is encoded by the exons ATGTTGAAATTCGAATTGGGTTACTTTTTATTGTTCGTTTTTATAATTGGAAGTGTAAATGGTGGAATTGAAGGTGTAATTAAAGTGAACTACAAATTTACCGGGTCGGAGCGGACTCTCAGTGCCCTAAAAGCCCATGATGAAAAACGTCATCTCAGACTTCTCGCCGGCGTTGACCTCCCTATTGGCGGCACGGGTCGACCCGATTCAGTCGG gCTTTACTATGCCAAGATTGGGATTGGAACACCATCAAATGATTATTATGTGCAAGTGGATACGGGAAGCGACATAATGTGGGTTAACTGCGTTGGATGTGATCAATGCCCCAGAAGAGGATATCACGGT CTGGAGCTAGCATTCTACAATCGAAAGGATTCTCTCTCTGGTAAATTAATTTCTTGTGGACACCAGTTCTGCAAGGATGTCAATAGAGGTTCGGTATCAGGCTGCTATGGTAAcaactcatgttatttcagtGAAAATTATGGAGATGGAAGCTATAGTTTGGGCTACTTTGTGGAGGACGTTGTTCAATATGATCAGGTGTCTGGTGATCTCCAAACTAACTCAACAAATGGAACTGTAATTTTTGG GTGTGGGGGTACACAGTCTATAGATCTAAGGTCCTCTGATGACGCTCTTGATGGGGTTCTGGGATTTGGGAAATCAAATTCATCGATGCTTTCCCAGCTGTCTTCATCTGGACGAGTGAAGAAAATGTTTGCTCATTGCTTGGATGGTGTAAATGGTGGTGGTATATTTGCCATTGGGAACGTTGTCAAACCAAAAGTAATCATGACAGCATTAGTACCAAACCA GCAACACTACAATGTCAATATGACGGGCGTTGATGTTGGTTACCAATCTCTAAACCTTTCTGCTGAAGTATTTACAAATGGAGTGAACCAGGGAGTTATTATTGACAGTGGAACAACCTTGGCTTATCTTCCTGAGGTGATTTATGGTCCACTAGTGAAAAAG ATACTCTCCTGGCAACCTGATCTGGGATTGCGGACAGTTCATGATGAGTATACATGCTTTGAATACTCTGGAAG TGTTGATGATGGATTCCCTCGAGtcaattttcattttgaaaatTCTCTTTCTTTAAGAGTTCGTCCACATGAGTATCTTTTCCCCTAC GAAGATTTATTTTGCATTGGATGGCAAAATAGTGGCAGTCTATCTCGTGACAAATGGAACCTCACGGTTTTTGGAG ATTTGGTTCTCTCGAACAAGCTAGTCTTGTATGATCTTGAAAAGCAAGCCATTGGTTGGACCGAGTATAACT GCTCATCGAGCATCGGATTGAAGGATGAAATTACTGGATCAGTACATTTAGTAGGCGCTCATTCTCTGTCAGGTGCTTCTAGGTTGACTTCTCAGATGGCTCTAACCTTGTTGTTACTAGCAGCTCTGCTCCACTATTCTCTATTTAACGGGCAAAGCTGA